One segment of Pyramidobacter piscolens W5455 DNA contains the following:
- the thiC gene encoding phosphomethylpyrimidine synthase ThiC, with amino-acid sequence MERNYSTQMEAARKGIVTPEMEIVAKKERRSVRELMGWMAEGTAVIPANRGHRGLEPNGVGSMLKTKINVNLGVSRDCKDYDVEMQKVMSAVALGAEAIMDLSSHGDTQPFRRKLCGECPAMIGTVPVYDAVIHYRRDLSTLSARDFVDVVRLHAEDGVDFVTLHCGITRKTIEQIRSCGRAMNIVSRGGSLVFAWMCMTGEENPFYSHFDEILDICREHDVTISLGDACRPGCLADATDICQIEELVRLGELTRRAWAKDVQVMVEGPGHVPLDQIAANMKVQQTICRGAPFYVLGPLVTDVAPGYDHITAAIGGAVAAANGAAFLCYVTPAEHLALPNVDDVKQGIIASRIAAHAADIAKGIPGAREQDDRMAAARRKLDWDAQWLEAVDPETAKAIRASRAPEDDHSETCSMCGKFCAVRSMNKALAGEYIDIL; translated from the coding sequence ATGGAACGAAATTACAGCACGCAGATGGAAGCGGCGCGCAAAGGCATTGTCACGCCGGAGATGGAGATCGTCGCGAAGAAAGAACGCCGCAGCGTTCGGGAACTGATGGGCTGGATGGCCGAGGGCACAGCCGTGATCCCCGCCAACCGCGGGCATCGGGGCCTCGAACCCAACGGCGTCGGCAGCATGCTCAAGACCAAGATCAACGTCAATCTCGGCGTCAGCCGCGACTGCAAGGACTACGACGTGGAAATGCAAAAGGTGATGAGCGCCGTCGCTCTGGGCGCGGAGGCGATCATGGACCTGTCCAGCCACGGCGACACGCAGCCTTTCCGCCGCAAGCTGTGCGGCGAGTGCCCCGCCATGATCGGCACCGTGCCCGTGTACGACGCGGTCATCCATTACCGGCGCGACCTTTCCACGCTCAGCGCTCGGGATTTCGTCGACGTGGTGCGCCTGCACGCGGAAGACGGCGTCGATTTCGTCACGCTCCACTGCGGCATCACGCGCAAAACTATCGAGCAGATCAGAAGCTGCGGACGGGCGATGAACATCGTCAGCCGCGGCGGCAGCCTCGTTTTCGCCTGGATGTGCATGACCGGCGAGGAAAACCCGTTTTATTCCCATTTCGACGAGATTCTCGACATCTGCCGCGAGCACGACGTCACCATCAGCCTCGGCGACGCCTGCCGCCCCGGCTGTCTCGCCGACGCCACCGACATCTGTCAGATCGAGGAGCTCGTCCGCCTCGGCGAGCTGACTCGCCGCGCCTGGGCAAAGGACGTGCAGGTCATGGTCGAAGGGCCGGGGCACGTGCCGCTGGATCAGATCGCCGCCAACATGAAGGTGCAGCAGACCATCTGCCGGGGCGCGCCGTTTTACGTGCTCGGCCCCCTCGTCACCGACGTCGCTCCCGGTTACGACCACATCACCGCCGCCATCGGCGGCGCCGTGGCGGCGGCCAACGGCGCGGCCTTCCTGTGCTACGTCACGCCCGCCGAACATCTGGCCCTGCCCAATGTGGACGACGTCAAACAGGGCATCATCGCCAGCCGTATCGCCGCCCACGCCGCCGACATCGCCAAGGGCATTCCCGGCGCGCGCGAACAGGACGACCGCATGGCCGCGGCACGGCGCAAGCTGGACTGGGACGCGCAGTGGCTGGAAGCCGTCGATCCGGAGACCGCCAAAGCAATCCGCGCAAGCCGCGCCCCCGAAGACGACCACAGCGAAACCTGCAGCATGTGCGGCAAGTTTTGCGCCGTGCGCAGCATGAACAAGGCGCTGGCCGGCGAGTACATCGACATTCTGTAA
- a CDS encoding AAA family ATPase — translation MTARIITIGREYGSGGRSIGEQAAKMLGYGFYDKVLIDLAAKKSGFAIDYIRNTEEQVTPNYLFNLAANGYYANSMFINDGLPASDNLFILQSKIIRELAEKGPCVIVGRCADYILRDRADCLNVFIHAPLADRVARAVGEYGLPAEGAEKTVQRNDKIRSKHYQYYAGSKWGHIHRYHLTLNSSAFGCEAAAALIVETARRFG, via the coding sequence ATGACAGCACGCATCATCACCATCGGTCGCGAGTACGGCAGCGGCGGACGCAGCATCGGCGAACAGGCTGCCAAAATGCTGGGGTACGGATTCTACGACAAGGTCCTGATCGACCTCGCCGCCAAGAAGAGTGGTTTTGCCATCGATTACATCAGAAACACCGAGGAGCAGGTCACGCCCAATTATCTGTTCAACCTGGCCGCCAACGGCTATTACGCCAACTCGATGTTCATCAACGACGGGCTGCCCGCTTCGGACAACCTCTTTATCCTGCAGAGCAAGATCATCCGCGAGCTGGCCGAAAAGGGGCCGTGCGTCATCGTCGGGCGCTGCGCCGATTACATCCTGCGCGACCGCGCCGACTGCCTGAACGTGTTCATCCACGCGCCGCTGGCCGACCGCGTCGCCCGCGCCGTCGGCGAATACGGTCTGCCCGCGGAGGGAGCCGAGAAAACCGTGCAGCGCAACGACAAGATCCGCTCCAAGCACTACCAGTATTACGCCGGCAGCAAGTGGGGCCATATCCACCGTTACCACCTCACGCTCAACAGCAGCGCTTTCGGCTGCGAAGCCGCCGCGGCCCTGATCGTCGAGACCGCACGGCGGTTCGGGTAA
- the lysA gene encoding diaminopimelate decarboxylase: protein MNHLIWGGCDTVDLAGRYGTPLYVMDETMLRDRCRRLSAAVAGRNARVCYAGKAFLNVAMARLVDEEGLCLDTVSPGEFRIACAAGFPMERVTLHGNAKTEAFLAAGLERGVGTVAVDSEDELALLARLCAKRGARQKILLRLSPGIEAHTHRFIQTAQKDCKFGVPLAHLERAVRFALGATGLDLAGLHVHVGSQIRDVGTYLQAADRMTEIMRSLREATGFAARELDLGGGFGIPERPGAAGAPAERFVAAILDRVDARCAELRLARPEVAFEPGRWVAGEAGITLYTVQGVKEIPGVRTYVAVDGGMTDNPRPQLYQAEYGVRLANDTERPANRRAAIAGPCCETGDVLTLDTPVPELRRGDVLAVPLTGAYNYSMFSTYNCALRPAVIFARDGQARVAVRRQTLDELLNGQTDWAENPRRRAADGPGKTV from the coding sequence ATGAATCATTTGATCTGGGGCGGTTGCGACACGGTGGATCTGGCCGGGCGATACGGCACGCCGCTGTACGTGATGGACGAAACGATGCTGCGCGATCGCTGCCGGCGGCTGAGCGCCGCGGTGGCGGGGCGAAACGCGCGCGTCTGTTACGCCGGCAAGGCTTTTTTGAACGTCGCCATGGCCCGTCTGGTCGACGAAGAAGGGCTGTGCCTCGACACGGTGTCGCCGGGCGAGTTCCGCATCGCCTGCGCGGCGGGCTTCCCGATGGAGCGCGTGACGCTGCACGGCAACGCTAAGACGGAGGCGTTCCTCGCCGCCGGGCTGGAACGCGGCGTCGGCACGGTGGCTGTCGACAGCGAAGACGAGCTGGCGTTGCTGGCGCGCCTCTGCGCGAAACGCGGCGCTCGGCAGAAGATCCTGCTGCGCCTCAGCCCCGGCATCGAGGCGCATACGCACCGTTTCATCCAGACGGCGCAGAAGGACTGCAAGTTCGGCGTGCCGCTTGCGCATCTGGAGCGCGCCGTGCGCTTCGCCCTCGGCGCGACGGGTCTCGACCTGGCGGGACTGCACGTCCACGTCGGCAGCCAGATCCGCGACGTCGGAACCTACCTGCAGGCGGCGGACCGCATGACGGAGATCATGCGCAGCCTGCGCGAGGCGACGGGCTTTGCGGCGCGCGAGCTCGACCTCGGCGGCGGCTTCGGCATTCCCGAGCGTCCCGGCGCGGCCGGGGCGCCGGCGGAACGTTTTGTCGCCGCTATCCTCGACCGCGTCGACGCGCGCTGCGCCGAACTGAGGCTGGCTCGTCCCGAAGTCGCCTTCGAACCCGGGAGATGGGTGGCGGGTGAAGCGGGAATTACGCTCTACACGGTGCAGGGCGTCAAGGAGATCCCCGGCGTGCGCACCTACGTGGCGGTAGACGGCGGCATGACGGACAACCCGCGCCCGCAGCTTTATCAGGCGGAATACGGCGTGCGGCTGGCCAACGACACGGAGCGCCCCGCGAACCGCCGCGCCGCGATCGCGGGGCCGTGCTGCGAGACGGGCGACGTGCTGACGCTCGACACGCCGGTGCCGGAACTGCGCCGCGGCGACGTGCTGGCCGTGCCGCTGACGGGCGCCTACAATTATTCCATGTTCAGCACCTACAACTGCGCCCTGCGCCCCGCGGTGATCTTCGCCCGCGACGGACAGGCCCGCGTGGCGGTGCGCCGGCAGACGCTCGACGAGCTGCTGAACGGTCAGACGGACTGGGCGGAGAATCCGCGGCGGCGCGCCGCCGATGGGCCCGGTAAAACGGTATGA